A genome region from Chlorobaculum tepidum TLS includes the following:
- the argC gene encoding N-acetyl-gamma-glutamyl-phosphate reductase: MNHIPMQNKKVTVSVIGASGYSGAELVKLLMKHPGIVIEELYAHTQAGKRFTELYPSIPCDKTFQTYAGQTNSDVYLLALPHGEALQLVPGIVAAGKKVIDLSGDFRLKNTAEHKRFYGGDKSAEDVLQYGMPELFRDEIAGSTAISNPGCYATSIILGLAPLFLGGMAGLDVESVNVTAVSGISGAGRSAKLELSFSEMSGNMRAYKVGKHQHTPEIMQTLGTSVTDPSFRFVFTPMIAPYVRGIYSVLNVRLASPVAMEPVRELYAGFYANAPFVRLRDGVTEVSHVAYTNFCDISLAFESDGSLVIITAIDNLVKGAAGQAVQNMNLMLGFGETTALL, translated from the coding sequence ATGAATCATATCCCGATGCAGAATAAGAAGGTTACGGTTTCGGTCATCGGCGCTTCAGGATATTCAGGAGCCGAGCTGGTGAAGCTGCTCATGAAGCATCCGGGAATCGTTATCGAAGAGCTTTACGCCCACACCCAGGCGGGCAAGCGCTTTACGGAGCTGTATCCGTCGATACCCTGCGACAAGACGTTCCAGACCTATGCCGGACAGACCAATAGTGATGTTTACTTGCTCGCTCTCCCGCATGGCGAGGCGTTACAGCTGGTGCCGGGCATCGTGGCTGCCGGAAAAAAGGTGATCGACCTGTCGGGCGACTTCAGACTGAAAAACACCGCCGAGCACAAGCGCTTTTATGGCGGCGACAAGTCGGCGGAGGACGTGCTCCAGTACGGAATGCCAGAGCTGTTCCGCGACGAAATCGCTGGATCGACAGCAATCAGCAATCCGGGTTGCTACGCCACGAGCATCATCCTCGGCCTTGCGCCCCTCTTCCTTGGCGGCATGGCGGGGCTCGACGTCGAGTCGGTGAACGTGACAGCGGTTTCCGGCATTTCGGGCGCGGGTCGAAGCGCGAAGCTCGAACTCTCGTTCTCGGAGATGAGCGGAAACATGCGAGCCTACAAGGTGGGCAAGCACCAGCACACGCCCGAGATCATGCAGACACTCGGCACCTCCGTGACCGATCCGTCGTTCCGCTTCGTCTTCACACCGATGATCGCGCCTTATGTCCGAGGCATCTACTCGGTGCTGAACGTGCGCCTCGCCTCGCCGGTAGCCATGGAGCCGGTCCGCGAGCTGTATGCGGGATTCTACGCCAACGCTCCGTTCGTCAGGTTGCGCGACGGCGTAACCGAGGTGAGCCACGTCGCCTACACCAACTTCTGCGACATCAGTCTCGCTTTCGAAAGCGACGGTTCGCTGGTGATCATCACAGCCATCGACAACCTCGTGAAGGGCGCGGCGGGTCAGGCGGTGCAGAACATGAACCTGATGCTCGGCTTCGGCGAAACAACTGCTTTGCTTTAA
- the argJ gene encoding bifunctional glutamate N-acetyltransferase/amino-acid acetyltransferase ArgJ: protein MRPVVADPASDAVFWPEGFTLAGINCGIKPTSKDLMLMLCDEPASTASVFTTNLCCAAPVELSKAALSASGGKMRAVICNSGNANAATGAAGMQNARLMAESTAQAFDLNAGEVLVASTGVIGQQLPVEKIAGAMPSLKATSGSTQWCDAAEAIMTTDTFPKAFGVDVKLSGGTARIAGIAKGSGMICPNMATMLAFLGTDATIEPALLQELLAAANAVSFNAITVDGDTSTNDMAAIMASGKGPEVLRGSDNARLFGEALRSVMTMLAQLIIVDGEGATKFVELRVTGAKSNEEARMAAMTVANSPLVKTAIHGEDANWGRIIAAAGRSGASFVQEELSVYFDDEPILKPGLDANFSEERAKEVMSKEEFTITLSLGKGAGRATVWTCDLSHGYIEINGSYRS, encoded by the coding sequence GTGAGGCCGGTTGTTGCCGATCCCGCTTCGGACGCTGTTTTCTGGCCTGAAGGCTTCACGCTCGCAGGCATCAACTGCGGCATCAAGCCGACGAGCAAAGATCTGATGCTGATGCTCTGCGACGAACCGGCCAGCACCGCCTCGGTCTTCACAACCAACCTTTGCTGCGCGGCTCCGGTCGAGCTGTCAAAGGCCGCATTGTCGGCCTCCGGCGGCAAGATGCGGGCCGTCATCTGCAACAGCGGCAACGCCAACGCCGCCACCGGCGCGGCAGGAATGCAGAATGCGCGACTGATGGCAGAGTCCACGGCGCAAGCCTTCGACCTCAACGCAGGCGAGGTGCTGGTCGCCTCCACCGGTGTGATCGGCCAGCAGCTGCCGGTCGAAAAAATCGCCGGTGCCATGCCCTCGCTGAAGGCGACCTCCGGTTCGACGCAATGGTGTGATGCCGCCGAGGCGATCATGACTACCGACACCTTCCCGAAGGCGTTCGGGGTTGACGTGAAGCTCTCAGGCGGCACGGCGAGAATCGCGGGCATCGCTAAAGGCTCTGGCATGATCTGCCCGAACATGGCCACCATGCTCGCCTTCCTGGGCACCGACGCCACCATCGAACCGGCGCTGTTGCAGGAGCTGCTCGCGGCAGCGAACGCGGTGAGTTTCAACGCCATCACGGTTGACGGCGACACCAGCACCAACGACATGGCGGCGATCATGGCAAGCGGCAAAGGGCCTGAAGTACTGCGCGGTTCGGACAACGCACGCCTCTTCGGCGAAGCCTTGCGTTCCGTGATGACCATGCTCGCCCAGCTCATCATCGTCGATGGCGAAGGGGCAACCAAGTTCGTCGAACTGCGCGTCACCGGCGCAAAAAGCAACGAAGAAGCTCGCATGGCGGCAATGACCGTGGCCAACTCGCCACTCGTCAAGACGGCCATCCACGGCGAAGACGCCAACTGGGGCCGCATCATTGCTGCGGCGGGGCGCTCCGGCGCATCGTTCGTGCAAGAAGAGCTGTCGGTGTACTTCGACGACGAGCCAATTCTCAAGCCGGGGCTCGATGCCAATTTCTCCGAAGAACGGGCCAAGGAGGTCATGTCGAAGGAGGAGTTCACCATCACCCTTTCGCTCGGCAAAGGTGCGGGCAGGGCGACCGTGTGGACCTGCGACCTGAGCCACGGCTACATCGAAATCAACGGCAGCTATCGCAGCTGA
- a CDS encoding rubredoxin → MEQWKCNICGYIYNPETGDPEGDIPAGTSFESLPDSWMCPVCGAGKEEFTKI, encoded by the coding sequence ATGGAACAGTGGAAGTGCAACATCTGCGGATACATCTACAACCCTGAAACCGGCGACCCTGAAGGCGATATTCCAGCCGGAACATCGTTTGAATCCCTCCCCGACAGCTGGATGTGCCCCGTCTGCGGCGCGGGCAAGGAAGAGTTCACGAAAATTTAA
- a CDS encoding GGDEF domain-containing protein: protein MKNESDTTGNYFLRLTMIFGIVALILAAGGTAWFGAFQSSRLHQISEDESLRMRLVECRTSISSIEQLFGDEHLVLGKQADIQSKLRIECARFSEIGRSLEMKQGSELNQWLKHRQPLAAPVSRESLQLMVVDMDGMIEKLSAKITDEKAQLTASLNYYLVFITLLLVVVVLAGGKLIISSYRRSIIPLHKLSERLALLNCNLSESLHDTAEAAETLLNGEDPSADMRSVSESVASMCHDIEEKNRKLDELHIRDEKTNLYNYRHFKEHLIIDVERARRFNGDISLAMIDIDNFKNYNDRYGHVAGDRALARIAEIIRKECRMTDIPSRFGGDEFAILFPKTDRATALDISERLRNIIYAEPFEHESKQPGGQLTVSIGVASWLDDATDGTSLIVNADKALYKAKSSGKNMVLAFTREV from the coding sequence ATGAAAAACGAAAGCGATACTACAGGCAATTACTTCCTCAGGTTAACAATGATTTTCGGTATTGTGGCGCTGATTCTGGCTGCCGGAGGAACCGCCTGGTTTGGTGCTTTCCAGAGTTCCCGTCTTCACCAGATCAGTGAAGACGAGTCGTTGCGCATGAGGCTGGTTGAATGCCGCACCAGCATTTCGTCGATCGAACAGCTTTTTGGGGATGAGCATCTTGTACTTGGCAAACAGGCGGATATTCAGTCGAAGCTCCGGATCGAGTGTGCCAGGTTTTCGGAGATTGGGCGCAGCCTGGAGATGAAGCAGGGAAGTGAACTCAACCAGTGGCTGAAACACCGCCAGCCGCTTGCCGCTCCGGTCAGCCGCGAATCGCTCCAGCTCATGGTCGTCGATATGGATGGCATGATAGAAAAGCTGAGCGCGAAGATCACTGATGAAAAAGCGCAGCTCACAGCCAGCCTGAATTACTATCTCGTGTTTATTACGCTTTTGCTGGTTGTTGTTGTGCTGGCTGGCGGGAAACTTATCATCTCCAGCTACCGGCGCTCGATCATTCCACTCCATAAACTTTCAGAACGGCTTGCCCTGTTGAATTGCAATCTTTCCGAAAGTTTGCACGATACCGCCGAAGCTGCTGAAACCCTTTTGAACGGCGAGGATCCATCCGCCGACATGCGCTCCGTCAGCGAATCGGTCGCGAGCATGTGCCACGACATCGAGGAGAAAAACCGCAAGCTTGACGAGTTGCACATCCGCGATGAAAAAACCAATCTTTACAACTATCGCCACTTCAAGGAGCATCTCATTATCGATGTCGAGCGGGCACGGCGCTTCAACGGCGATATCTCGCTCGCCATGATCGATATCGACAACTTCAAGAACTATAACGACCGTTACGGGCACGTTGCCGGAGACAGGGCGCTGGCGAGAATCGCCGAAATCATCAGGAAGGAGTGTCGCATGACCGATATTCCATCGAGGTTTGGGGGTGACGAATTCGCCATCCTTTTTCCGAAGACTGACCGGGCGACAGCGCTTGATATTTCCGAGCGGCTGCGCAACATCATTTACGCAGAACCGTTCGAGCACGAAAGCAAGCAGCCCGGCGGACAACTGACGGTGAGTATCGGTGTCGCCTCATGGCTCGATGACGCCACTGACGGTACTTCGCTGATTGTGAATGCTGACAAAGCTCTTTACAAAGCAAAGTCATCAGGGAAAAATATGGTTTTGGCATTTACGAGGGAGGTTTAA
- a CDS encoding lipocalin family protein, with protein MFRKLIRKYFHPTGPETVPEVDVMKYCGTWYEIASIPSKQQRGCASTKAEYTLDAAKGKVMVRNSCKRNGREKSIRATAVPVEGSGNAKLIVTFFRYIKADYWVIGLAEDYSWALVSNPSATRCWVLSRTPYMDDATYRQLLEQLRLKGINTDELVKTVQA; from the coding sequence ATGTTCAGAAAGCTTATCCGAAAATATTTCCATCCCACCGGGCCGGAAACCGTACCAGAGGTCGATGTCATGAAATATTGTGGCACCTGGTATGAGATCGCCTCCATACCGAGCAAGCAGCAGCGCGGCTGTGCCAGCACGAAAGCCGAGTACACGCTTGATGCCGCCAAAGGTAAGGTGATGGTGCGCAACTCGTGCAAGCGGAATGGCCGGGAGAAGTCAATCAGGGCAACCGCCGTGCCGGTTGAGGGCAGTGGCAACGCCAAGCTGATCGTCACTTTTTTCAGGTATATCAAAGCTGATTACTGGGTTATCGGGCTTGCCGAAGACTACTCGTGGGCACTGGTGTCGAATCCTTCCGCAACGCGCTGCTGGGTGCTGTCGAGAACGCCGTACATGGATGACGCTACCTATCGGCAACTGCTCGAGCAGTTGCGCCTGAAGGGAATCAATACGGATGAGCTGGTGAAGACCGTGCAAGCGTGA
- a CDS encoding substrate-binding domain-containing protein produces MNHRFRDVVIALILATGIAVPVWLWMRAPSPESPLGSAISGDTPISGTLAVAVDQSLTAVAGIQAAAFSDQYPNAAIKLSQESSRPVLRLLEKKVDAALIEGALSAREDSLLSTLKHPVRRQPVARNALVFVVNCANPVYSVSIANLKAIFSGRLTDWKSLGGSRGTIVACLDGSNLRARTLLSEMLFGKTEALSASAEPDLPTLLDRVSKDRYAAAIMTLPEYAASLRSGYGSSIKAVPVSADAGGKPVAASPETIYTGEYPLSTDIFYLYDPYNPLATGFGAWLAKEGQKLFERGDMAPYEQLVRTIILK; encoded by the coding sequence ATGAATCACCGGTTCCGTGACGTCGTGATTGCACTTATTCTGGCCACAGGCATTGCTGTGCCTGTCTGGCTCTGGATGCGTGCGCCTTCGCCGGAAAGCCCTCTTGGTTCGGCCATTTCCGGTGACACGCCCATCAGCGGAACTCTTGCCGTGGCGGTTGATCAATCGCTCACTGCCGTTGCCGGAATTCAAGCAGCGGCATTTTCGGACCAGTATCCGAACGCGGCCATCAAACTCTCCCAGGAATCTTCCCGCCCGGTTTTGCGGCTTCTCGAAAAGAAGGTCGATGCAGCGCTCATCGAGGGCGCTCTCTCTGCCCGTGAGGATTCGCTGCTTTCCACGCTGAAGCATCCCGTCAGACGTCAGCCGGTCGCCCGCAATGCGCTTGTGTTTGTCGTTAACTGCGCTAATCCCGTTTACTCCGTCTCGATTGCCAACCTGAAAGCGATTTTTTCCGGACGTCTAACTGACTGGAAATCTCTCGGTGGCTCGCGCGGTACGATCGTCGCCTGCCTGGACGGCAGCAACCTGCGTGCCCGCACTTTGCTTTCGGAGATGCTCTTCGGTAAAACGGAAGCTCTTTCGGCTTCAGCGGAGCCAGACCTGCCAACGCTGCTGGATCGCGTCAGCAAAGACCGGTATGCTGCTGCGATTATGACCCTGCCCGAGTATGCGGCGTCCTTGCGCTCCGGCTATGGAAGCAGCATCAAAGCGGTGCCGGTGAGCGCCGATGCGGGCGGCAAGCCGGTGGCGGCTTCTCCCGAAACGATTTATACTGGCGAGTATCCGCTTTCCACGGATATTTTCTATCTCTACGATCCGTACAACCCGCTGGCGACCGGGTTTGGCGCATGGCTTGCCAAAGAGGGGCAGAAGCTCTTTGAGCGCGGCGACATGGCGCCATACGAACAGCTCGTGCGTACCATCATTCTCAAGTGA
- a CDS encoding ABC transporter permease: MKAELYIARRFAFKPRSLSKPTFIVLAAVIGIAVGTAALILTLSIVNGFASVIEGKLIRFTSHLQVRQPDERLFLETRRDLQTLKSVPGIVSVSPFLEMNVMLRSRAGKGDAGGEIAPAMIQGIDPRESSRFLQNGPELLESAPASADGSLPILLGRTLADKLGVKAGDQLLIVGIAGKNGTSGITGKESVVELLSSLDLHVARVAGIYDTGLSEGFDDIIVFADLGRLQQLYHPDMISGYEANVGNLRDLQAISATVASTLGYPFYSYTVYERYANLFEWLKLQKNIMPLLIITITVVAVFNIVSTLLVLIIEKTKEIGMLTALGLEPRAVSLVFMGQALMISLVGIGLGNLLALGLSLFELRFHLITLPEKSYFIRHVPLEIDPLQYLAVSGGVAVLTLLFAFIPSRVAASLQPATALTT, translated from the coding sequence GTGAAAGCCGAGCTCTACATTGCCAGGCGATTTGCCTTTAAGCCTCGCTCGCTGTCGAAGCCGACGTTTATCGTGCTGGCGGCGGTGATTGGGATTGCCGTGGGGACGGCGGCGCTGATTCTGACGCTGTCGATTGTGAATGGATTTGCTTCGGTCATCGAGGGTAAGCTCATCAGGTTCACCTCGCATCTTCAGGTACGCCAGCCCGACGAACGCCTGTTTCTTGAAACCCGCCGCGACCTTCAGACGCTGAAAAGCGTGCCGGGCATCGTTTCGGTTTCACCGTTTCTTGAAATGAACGTGATGCTCCGGAGCCGCGCCGGGAAGGGCGATGCAGGCGGAGAGATCGCACCAGCAATGATTCAGGGGATCGATCCACGCGAGAGTTCACGCTTTCTGCAGAACGGACCGGAACTGCTCGAATCGGCTCCGGCTTCTGCGGACGGCTCGCTGCCCATCCTGCTTGGCAGGACGCTCGCCGACAAGCTCGGTGTCAAGGCGGGCGATCAACTGCTGATTGTCGGCATCGCTGGCAAAAACGGCACGTCCGGCATCACCGGCAAGGAGAGCGTGGTCGAGTTGCTGTCGAGCCTTGATCTGCACGTGGCGCGAGTCGCGGGCATCTACGACACCGGCCTCTCCGAAGGCTTCGACGACATCATCGTCTTCGCCGATCTCGGCAGGCTTCAACAGCTTTACCATCCCGACATGATTTCGGGCTACGAAGCCAACGTCGGCAACTTGCGCGATCTGCAGGCGATTTCGGCGACTGTGGCATCCACACTCGGTTATCCCTTTTACTCCTACACGGTGTACGAGCGCTACGCAAACCTTTTTGAGTGGCTCAAACTCCAGAAAAACATCATGCCACTGCTCATCATCACCATCACGGTTGTGGCGGTGTTCAACATCGTTTCGACGCTGCTGGTGCTCATCATCGAAAAAACGAAGGAGATCGGCATGTTGACCGCGCTTGGTCTCGAACCTCGCGCCGTGAGCTTGGTGTTCATGGGACAGGCGCTCATGATTTCACTGGTCGGCATTGGCCTGGGTAACCTGCTCGCGCTTGGCCTGTCGCTCTTCGAGCTGCGATTCCATCTCATTACGCTGCCGGAAAAGAGCTACTTCATCCGCCACGTGCCGCTCGAAATCGACCCGCTTCAATACCTCGCCGTGTCGGGGGGCGTGGCGGTGCTGACGCTGCTTTTCGCTTTCATTCCATCACGCGTTGCCGCTTCGCTCCAGCCCGCAACCGCACTGACCACGTGA
- the argB gene encoding acetylglutamate kinase — protein MEKMCSEFRPEGKRPEPAIGYMLVEALPYIRKFEGKTFVIKYGGAAMKDEVLKNIFAENVTLLRKVGIKVVIVHGGGDAITKTSAKLGLETTFVHGKRVTDRQTVDVIQMTLAGKVNQDIVQLINKDGGNAVGVSGLDADTILAKPSPNASTLGLVGEVAEINTRYIDLLCDAGLIPVIAPIGYDMEGNIYNINADDAAAAIAVALKAEKLIYVSDVEGVRVGNRILKTICKADAAELIEKGIITGGMIPKVVSAYQTLDGGVGKVHLIDGQITHSLLLEVFTNEGVGTQFVNELEQEPTAEEGAS, from the coding sequence ATGGAAAAAATGTGCAGTGAGTTCCGCCCCGAGGGAAAAAGACCTGAGCCGGCCATCGGCTACATGCTCGTCGAGGCGCTGCCCTACATCAGGAAATTCGAGGGCAAGACCTTCGTCATCAAGTATGGCGGCGCGGCCATGAAGGACGAGGTGCTCAAGAACATCTTCGCAGAAAACGTCACACTCCTGCGCAAAGTGGGCATCAAGGTAGTGATCGTCCACGGCGGAGGTGATGCCATCACCAAAACCTCCGCGAAACTTGGACTGGAAACAACCTTTGTTCACGGCAAGCGTGTGACGGACCGCCAGACCGTCGACGTGATCCAGATGACGCTCGCCGGAAAGGTGAACCAGGACATCGTGCAGCTCATCAACAAGGATGGCGGCAACGCCGTTGGCGTCAGCGGTCTCGATGCCGACACGATCCTGGCCAAGCCATCCCCGAACGCCTCGACCCTCGGCCTGGTCGGCGAGGTGGCGGAGATCAACACCCGCTACATCGACCTGCTCTGCGACGCAGGACTGATTCCGGTCATCGCGCCCATCGGCTACGACATGGAGGGCAACATCTACAACATCAACGCCGACGATGCGGCGGCGGCCATCGCCGTGGCGCTCAAGGCTGAAAAACTGATCTACGTCAGCGACGTGGAGGGCGTGCGGGTCGGGAACCGGATTCTGAAAACGATCTGCAAGGCGGATGCGGCTGAGCTCATCGAAAAAGGAATCATCACTGGCGGCATGATTCCCAAGGTCGTTTCGGCCTACCAGACGCTCGACGGCGGCGTCGGTAAGGTGCACCTCATCGATGGTCAGATCACCCATTCGCTGCTGCTTGAAGTCTTCACCAACGAAGGCGTCGGCACGCAGTTTGTCAACGAACTTGAACAAGAACCAACTGCTGAAGAAGGAGCATCATGA
- a CDS encoding TMEM165/GDT1 family protein, which translates to MGAFWLSLVMIFLAELGDKTQLVALTLATCYNTRVVLWGIFWATLAVHVFSAGIGWFVGGLLPGDWIAFIAGISFIIFGFWTLRGDSLDDDETGECKTGVNPFWIVFSTFFMAELGDKTMLTTISLATTNPFLPVWLGSTLGMVVSDGLAVIVGRMMGKNLPEKAIRIGASVVFFLFGAWWMYEGGSKFSLPVWSAALLTLAVAALFFFRDLLFRQRGNEA; encoded by the coding sequence ATGGGCGCATTCTGGCTTTCCCTCGTCATGATTTTTCTCGCCGAGCTTGGCGACAAAACCCAGCTTGTGGCGCTCACGCTCGCAACCTGCTACAACACGCGCGTCGTGCTGTGGGGCATTTTCTGGGCGACGCTTGCCGTGCATGTTTTTTCAGCGGGTATCGGCTGGTTTGTCGGCGGTCTTCTGCCGGGCGACTGGATCGCGTTCATCGCGGGTATCTCCTTCATCATTTTCGGTTTCTGGACGCTGCGCGGCGACAGCCTCGATGACGATGAGACGGGGGAGTGCAAAACCGGCGTCAATCCCTTCTGGATTGTTTTTTCAACCTTCTTCATGGCCGAGCTTGGCGACAAGACCATGCTCACCACGATCAGCCTCGCTACCACAAACCCATTTCTTCCGGTCTGGCTCGGTTCGACTCTTGGTATGGTGGTGTCGGACGGTCTGGCCGTCATCGTGGGCCGGATGATGGGCAAGAACCTGCCGGAAAAGGCGATCCGCATTGGCGCTTCCGTAGTATTTTTCCTCTTCGGCGCCTGGTGGATGTATGAAGGCGGCTCGAAATTTTCGCTGCCTGTCTGGTCTGCCGCCCTCTTGACGCTCGCCGTGGCCGCGCTTTTTTTCTTCCGCGATCTGCTTTTCAGACAGCGCGGCAACGAGGCATGA
- a CDS encoding ABC transporter permease — protein MKAGIWIAGRYSFARKRFRVINIISGISLAGIVVGVSTLLVVMSVLNGFQKLARDLFVTVEGPVQIVPAQGRSLVVSDSLLAAIARLDGVETAHPFVEGQAIITASGKSELIMVRGLTAEAQRSLMQTTSTTQPYFSTDGISAGNLLAERLRLYPDEPVRLFSPELISAGLQALSQPELMPALSMSDVRVQSSFSLQKLFDDRYVLAPVEMAQNILLFGRGRYSGIDIRGKSGVSDETLEARLREWISATHREKTLRVVTLRERHRDMFAVMQLEKWASFAVLMLVILVALLSLAGSLAMTVIDKRHELFYLRCLGLERPQFMTIFIVEGGLTGLAGTTLGSLLAWLICKAQELWGIVQLPSKSAFIISAYPISMKTGDFLAVGAAALFFTLLVSLYPASKAAVIATSQSLENKME, from the coding sequence ATGAAAGCAGGTATCTGGATAGCCGGGCGTTACAGCTTCGCGCGCAAGCGCTTCCGGGTAATCAATATTATTTCGGGCATCAGTCTCGCGGGGATCGTCGTCGGCGTCTCGACGCTGCTCGTTGTGATGAGCGTGCTGAACGGCTTCCAGAAGCTGGCCCGTGACCTCTTCGTGACCGTTGAAGGTCCGGTTCAGATCGTGCCCGCGCAGGGGCGCTCGCTGGTAGTGAGCGACTCTCTGCTTGCCGCCATCGCCAGGCTCGATGGCGTCGAAACGGCGCACCCCTTCGTCGAGGGGCAGGCGATTATTACTGCGTCGGGCAAAAGCGAGCTGATCATGGTGCGCGGTTTGACCGCCGAGGCGCAGCGCTCTCTGATGCAAACGACCTCCACCACGCAGCCCTATTTCTCCACAGACGGAATCTCGGCAGGTAACCTGCTTGCTGAAAGGCTACGGCTTTACCCTGATGAACCGGTGCGGCTCTTCAGCCCGGAGCTGATTTCAGCTGGCCTGCAAGCCCTTTCGCAACCGGAGCTGATGCCCGCGCTTTCGATGAGCGACGTGCGAGTCCAGAGCAGCTTTTCGCTGCAAAAGCTGTTCGACGACCGCTACGTGCTCGCGCCGGTTGAAATGGCCCAGAACATCCTGCTTTTCGGTCGTGGGCGCTACTCTGGCATCGACATCAGGGGGAAGTCAGGGGTGAGCGACGAAACGCTCGAAGCTCGACTTCGCGAATGGATTTCGGCAACCCATCGGGAAAAAACGTTGCGTGTGGTAACGCTGCGGGAGCGGCACCGCGACATGTTTGCCGTGATGCAGCTTGAAAAGTGGGCCAGCTTCGCCGTGCTGATGCTGGTGATTCTGGTGGCTCTTCTGAGCCTCGCCGGATCGCTCGCCATGACGGTCATCGACAAGCGCCACGAACTCTTCTATCTGCGCTGCCTTGGCCTCGAACGGCCGCAGTTTATGACGATCTTTATCGTCGAAGGCGGGCTGACGGGTCTGGCCGGCACGACGCTTGGCTCGCTTTTAGCCTGGCTCATCTGCAAAGCGCAAGAGCTGTGGGGCATCGTCCAGCTTCCCTCGAAGAGTGCCTTCATCATCAGCGCCTATCCCATCAGCATGAAAACCGGCGACTTCCTCGCCGTTGGAGCCGCAGCCCTCTTCTTCACCCTGCTTGTCAGCCTCTATCCCGCCAGCAAAGCCGCCGTCATTGCGACCAGCCAGTCGCTGGAAAACAAGATGGAGTGA
- a CDS encoding GNAT family N-acetyltransferase, translating into MPTVRIAEPADIGACARLLNVLFSQEHEFAPDLKKQKDGLGMIIGDSSAGTIFVCEMDESIIGMVSLLNLVSTALGKKVAMLEDMIVDPEWRGQGIGAMLLDHACSWARENGYGRITLLTDGDNVPAQRFYGAHGFARSTMVAFRKQL; encoded by the coding sequence GTGCCGACTGTCCGTATTGCCGAACCCGCTGACATCGGGGCGTGCGCCCGATTGCTGAATGTTCTTTTCAGCCAGGAACACGAATTTGCCCCTGACCTGAAAAAACAGAAGGACGGTCTCGGCATGATCATCGGCGACTCATCAGCCGGAACGATTTTCGTGTGTGAAATGGACGAAAGCATCATCGGCATGGTCTCGCTGCTGAATCTGGTCAGCACGGCGCTCGGCAAAAAGGTGGCAATGCTCGAAGACATGATCGTCGATCCCGAGTGGCGCGGACAGGGCATCGGCGCGATGCTGCTCGATCACGCCTGCAGCTGGGCGCGGGAAAACGGCTATGGCAGAATCACGCTGCTGACTGATGGCGACAACGTCCCGGCCCAGCGTTTTTACGGGGCACACGGTTTCGCGCGCTCAACGATGGTGGCATTCAGAAAACAGCTATAA
- a CDS encoding rubredoxin, whose protein sequence is MNVKESEPAQADLQASWMCAECGYIYDPAEGNLETNIRPGMPFDKLPDDWSCPVCNHPKNQFTKFISQL, encoded by the coding sequence ATGAACGTCAAGGAGAGCGAACCGGCACAGGCCGACCTGCAGGCATCATGGATGTGCGCCGAATGCGGCTACATTTACGATCCCGCAGAGGGTAATCTCGAAACGAACATCCGTCCCGGCATGCCTTTCGACAAGCTGCCGGATGACTGGAGCTGCCCGGTGTGCAATCACCCGAAAAACCAGTTCACAAAATTCATTTCTCAGCTCTGA